One window from the genome of Cyclobacterium amurskyense encodes:
- a CDS encoding exonuclease domain-containing protein, with amino-acid sequence MYAIVDIETTGGFTGNNKIIEIAVVFHDGEKITGQYEQLLDPEMHVPGFITGLTGIDSQMLEGAPTFADISDELFDLLEDKVFVAHNVGFDYSFVKQAFEREGKVYKPKRLCTVRLSRKIFPGLKSYSLGRLCESRGITVNDRHRAMGDAWATSILFGQLLEADHEDHIGQAIKGKHKALTLPPNISKEQFNEIPQSTGVYYFHDANGKVIYVGKAVNIQSRFNGHFTGKAKLSLKSEICDVSYEVTGSELLALLLEAMEIKRLWPKYNRSLKVKAMSWGIFSYTDREGYTRFQINKIVPGIKPLATFTSHASGWKFLVEKNQEYQLCPKLNGIQKKNGACYDFQVGECNGACCGKELPEVYNERADEVFAAVKMEGERFLVKDIGRNPEEEVALLFEDGFLSAYGFLDLNMSYQSSEEVISALKPVKRVVETRYLLKSFWDKIPENNIVYLENS; translated from the coding sequence ATGTACGCAATAGTAGATATTGAAACTACGGGAGGATTTACTGGTAATAACAAGATTATCGAGATTGCCGTGGTTTTTCATGATGGTGAGAAAATTACCGGGCAATATGAGCAATTGTTGGATCCGGAAATGCATGTGCCTGGTTTTATCACAGGGCTCACAGGCATAGACTCACAGATGCTTGAAGGAGCACCTACTTTTGCAGATATTTCTGATGAACTTTTTGACTTATTAGAAGATAAGGTATTTGTCGCTCATAATGTAGGCTTTGATTATAGCTTTGTTAAGCAGGCATTTGAAAGAGAAGGAAAAGTGTACAAACCCAAACGCCTGTGTACTGTAAGATTAAGTAGGAAAATTTTTCCTGGGCTTAAAAGTTATAGCCTGGGTCGTCTATGTGAATCAAGAGGAATCACCGTGAATGATCGTCACCGCGCTATGGGTGATGCATGGGCCACATCTATATTGTTTGGCCAACTTCTGGAGGCAGATCATGAGGACCATATTGGTCAAGCCATAAAAGGCAAGCACAAGGCATTAACCCTACCTCCCAATATCAGCAAAGAACAGTTTAATGAAATCCCACAATCTACAGGGGTGTATTATTTTCATGATGCCAACGGGAAAGTGATCTATGTAGGCAAAGCAGTGAACATACAAAGTCGCTTCAATGGACACTTTACAGGTAAAGCTAAGTTGAGTTTAAAAAGTGAGATATGTGACGTAAGTTATGAAGTTACAGGAAGTGAGTTACTGGCATTGTTGTTAGAGGCCATGGAAATCAAAAGGCTGTGGCCAAAGTACAACAGGTCGCTAAAAGTAAAAGCCATGTCTTGGGGTATTTTCTCCTATACGGACAGGGAAGGTTACACTCGGTTTCAAATCAATAAGATTGTACCCGGAATTAAGCCTTTAGCTACATTTACCAGCCATGCCAGTGGTTGGAAATTCTTAGTAGAAAAAAACCAGGAATACCAGCTTTGCCCAAAACTTAATGGAATACAAAAAAAGAATGGAGCCTGTTATGATTTTCAAGTAGGTGAATGCAATGGGGCCTGCTGTGGCAAAGAATTGCCTGAAGTTTATAACGAAAGAGCCGATGAAGTTTTTGCTGCTGTGAAAATGGAAGGAGAAAGGTTCTTGGTGAAAGATATAGGTAGAAATCCCGAAGAAGAGGTCGCATTGCTTTTTGAAGATGGTTTTCTTTCTGCCTATGGTTTTTTGGACTTAAACATGTCCTATCAATCCTCCGAAGAAGTGATCTCTGCACTAAAACCTGTTAAAAGAGTGGTTGAGACTCGTTATTTACTGAAATCCTTTTGGGATAAAATACCTGAAAACAATATAGTTTATTTAGAAAATAGTTGA
- the mgrA gene encoding L-glyceraldehyde 3-phosphate reductase, whose translation MKINDQEPLPVYVPDPSRYDNMKFRRCGKSGLDLPAISLGLWHNFGHSDDLKVGREILRTAFDLGITHFDLANNYGPPYGAAEENFGRILKKDFLAYRDELLISSKAGWDMWPGPYGNFGSKKYLVASLDQSLKRMGLDYVDVFYHHRPDPDTPLEETMGALDLIVRQGKALYVGISQYSAADTIKAAKILKELGTPCLIHQPRYNMMDRWVEKDLLNVLDESGIGAIAFSPLEQGVLTNKYLNGFPEDSRAVKDGRYLKSSNITSAVLSQVKKLNDLAEERGQSLAQMAIAWLLKSPTITSVLVGVSKASQLQDNVNSLKNLSFTEDELLKIETILKS comes from the coding sequence ATGAAAATAAACGATCAAGAACCACTGCCAGTATATGTACCTGATCCTTCAAGGTATGATAACATGAAATTCCGAAGATGCGGTAAAAGTGGATTGGATTTGCCAGCCATCTCTTTAGGGCTCTGGCACAATTTCGGTCATAGTGATGACCTTAAGGTAGGAAGAGAAATTTTAAGAACAGCCTTTGATTTGGGGATTACGCATTTTGATCTTGCGAACAATTATGGACCTCCTTATGGTGCTGCTGAAGAGAATTTTGGTAGAATTCTTAAAAAGGATTTTTTAGCTTATAGAGATGAGTTGCTGATTTCTTCCAAGGCAGGATGGGACATGTGGCCTGGTCCATATGGTAACTTTGGCTCCAAGAAATACTTGGTCGCTAGTCTGGACCAAAGTTTAAAAAGAATGGGACTGGATTATGTAGATGTATTTTATCACCACAGGCCAGATCCAGATACTCCTTTAGAGGAAACCATGGGCGCCTTGGATTTGATTGTGCGTCAGGGAAAGGCGCTTTATGTAGGTATTTCTCAATACAGTGCAGCTGACACAATCAAAGCGGCTAAAATATTGAAAGAGTTAGGAACGCCTTGTTTAATTCACCAACCGCGGTATAACATGATGGACAGGTGGGTAGAAAAGGATTTACTGAATGTGTTAGATGAGTCAGGTATAGGTGCCATTGCCTTTTCTCCTCTGGAGCAAGGAGTTCTAACCAATAAATACCTCAATGGTTTTCCTGAGGATTCAAGAGCCGTAAAGGATGGAAGGTATCTTAAATCCAGTAATATAACTTCAGCGGTATTGAGTCAGGTTAAAAAATTAAATGACCTTGCAGAAGAAAGAGGGCAGAGTCTTGCTCAAATGGCCATAGCTTGGTTGTTGAAGAGTCCAACAATTACCTCGGTGCTTGTTGGTGTTAGTAAAGCCTCTCAGCTTCAGGATAATG